The sequence below is a genomic window from Lysobacter capsici.
GAGCGGCCTGCGGCTAGAAGTGATTGCCGCAGATCGCGCACGAACCGGCCTCGCCGCCGTCCTTGCGAGGATTGGCCAGGATCGTGCGGATATGCGCCTGCCGCCGCTTCATCAGCGCGTCGTGCGGCGCGCCGTAGGTGACGGCGAGTTCGTACAGGGTGTTCGCGTTCTCGATCGAACCGCCGACCAGGTGCACGGTTGCCCAGTCGCGCAACACGTTGGCGACGATCGGATCGGTCGGTTTGACGAACTGGGTGCGTTCGAACAGCTGATAGCTCATCGAATCGTGCAGCATGGACGGGCTGACCGGCTTGCCGTCGTTGCCAGCCGGCATGGCCGGCATCGTCGGGACCAAGGCGTTGCCGAAATTCACACCGGCGACCGAGCGTTTGGCGAGATAGCCCGGGTCCTTCGCCAATGCGATCTTGCTTTCGAGAATGCGTGCGTGCAGCCATTCCGATCGCAGGTGGGCGTCGTTGTTGCGGCGCATGCCGATCCGGATCCAGCGCAGCGCGACTTGGTCGTGCCCGGCCAGTTCCAGCGCGGTGCCGAGGTTGGCCGCGGTTTCGTAACGTCCCGGCGCGGCGCGCTCGATCATCAGGAACTGGCGGATCGCGAGCGGGTACTGCCCTTGATAGATCAGCAGCACGCCCAGGTTGTTGAGATGGTCGAAGGTGGGCTTGGCGCGCGCGTCGGCGATCACCTTCTTGGCCCGCTCCATCTGCCAGCGCCGCCGCACCTGCTGGGTCAGGTGCGCGGTCAGCTCCTCGCCGACGATCCAGTCCGGAGAGAACGGGTGTCCCTGGTGATCGGTGCCGACGTAGTTGATGCAGGCCTGCGCGGCGGCTGGCAGCAGCAAGGCGGCCAGCAGCAGTGTCCTTGCGATCATCGCCTTTCCCCCGGGCCGCATCCGGCGGCCGAATGACGCCACGTTAGCCACTGGCGGGCGCCAAGCCAAGGGCCGCGCGGAGGTATTCGCGGCAAGCGATGCGAGCCGGCGCGTTCGAGCTGCATCGCGAGTGCCTGCGGTGCCGCGCGGGGCGCGGATTTCGGCCGAACCAGGCGCCTGCGATGCGTCATGGCGACAATGCGGGATAAAGCGAAGCGTCCGGATCAAGGACCGACGATTCGCATTGCCTGTCGCGCGTTCGGCCTTTCGATAGCGCCCGCCGATGAGACGTTAGCGGCCGGTGAGCGCGGCATGAGCCGCGGATAAAACCGGCGTGGCGCATTCGTGAGCGTCGATGACGAAACCATCGGCGAGCCGACTGAATACGCGGGTATTCATTTCCCGTTTGCACGCGCTGGCCACAATCGAGACCTCCTAAAGCGAGAGCACATCATGAAACCGATCATGCTGGCACTGGCGTTGGCCATCGGCGTTTCGACCGCCGCTTCGGCGCAGGAACCGCAGGCCCAGACATCGCTCACCGAGCACCAGATTCGCACCCGCCTGGCCGAACAGGGCTATACCAAGGTCAACGATCTCGACTTCGACGACGGCGTGTGGAAGGCCGATGCGCGCAGCGCCGACGGCAATCGCGTGCAGGTGCTGCTGGACCCGCGCACCGGCAAGGTCTACGCCAACGAACAAGTGACCCAGTTGAGCGAGCGCGACGTGCGCGCCGCGTTGTCGAGCGCCGGCTACACCGATGTCCACGATGTCGACTACGAGCAGGGCGTCTGGAACGCCAAGGCCGAGGACACCGGCGGCCGCGACGTCAAGCTCAAGCTCGACCCGCGCAACGGCAAGATCTTCGGTATCGAGAAGAACTGAAGCGGCGCGATAGGCGCGATGGGGCGGCGTCTCGTCTCGGCGATGGCCGCTCGTGATTCGGGCGGCCATCGCTGACGACGGACGATGCCGATCGCCGTATCGCCCGCGCGGGCCGACGCGAAGAAGCGTCGGCGCCGTTGCTACACTGGGCGCGATCCCACTGCCGCGAACCGCACCATGTTCGAGATCGCCTATGTCGAGAGCCGCGGCAACGGCCCCCTGGGCGAGGAGGAAACCCGCGTCGTCGCGGAACTGCAGCGTCGCGGCATCGCCCTGCAGTTCTTTACCCGCAAGCAGATCGACCGGCGCAGCCTGCCGTTGAATGAGCGCTGCTTCGTGATGGGTGCGATGCCGGCCATGCTCGGCGCCATGAAACAACTCGGCATCGAGGTGCCGCCGCCCAACGACTATCCGCAGGCGCTGCGCGGCCTGCTGCGCCGCGAGGTCTGGCAGTCCACCCTGGGCGAGGTCGAACGACGGATCTGGGACGACCTGCAGCTGCCGGTATTCGTCAAGCCGGCCGAGCGGATCAAGACCTTTACCGGTCGCGTGTTCGAGAGCAATGCCGATCTGTACTTCCTGGGTTCCGCGTCGCGCCGGCAGAAAGTGTGGTGCTCGCAAGTGGTGATGTGGCGTTCGGAGTTCCGCGCCTATGTGATCGGCGCGCAGGTGGTCGCGCTGGATCCCTACGACGGCGACGCGCAGCTCGCGCCCTGCGGTCGGACCATCGCCGAGGCGGTGCATGCCTTTCGCGACAGCGGTCAGGCGCCGGCGGCGTACGCGATCGATTTCGGCGTGCTGGCCGACGGCCGGACCGCCCTGATCGAAGTCAACGACGGCTATGCGCTCGGGGCCTATCGGATCGACGCGGCGCCGTATACCGATGTGTTGCTGACGCGGTGGGCCGAATTGCTGACCAGGCGGCGGGCGGCGGCGCCGGCCGGGTGAGCGGGGCCATGGGGCGGCAGATCGACGGCGCCCGACCCTGGCCGCGGACCCGTCCGAAATTTTTTCGCCGGCCTTGTCGATTCCCGCAATCGTGGCTCGTCGCTAACAGGAGCAGGCAGCAAACGCACTTCGTCCAGGCCGCCCGCCAATCCAATCCCCTCCAACCAGGACCTTCGCCATGACCACCCATTCGCAACTGTTCGTCAATCTGTCCGTCAAGAGCCTGCCGCGCGCGGTCGAGTTCTACACCCAGCTCGGTTACAGCTTCAATGCCAAGTTCACCGACGAAAATGCGACCTGCATGATCCTCGGCGAGAACATCTTCGTGATGCTGCTGGTCGAACCGTTCTTCCAGTCGTTCACCAAGAAGACCCTGGTCGACGCGAGCAAGCAGGTGGAATCGCTGATCGCGGTGAGCCTGCCCGGCCGCGCCGAGGTCGACGCGCTGGCCGACAAGGCCGCCGCGGCCGGCGCGACGATGCACGAGCCGAAGGACTACGGCTTCATGTACCAGCGCTCCTACGACGATCTGGACGGCCACACCTGGGAAGTGTTCTACATGGACCCGGACGCGGACCCGAGCGCGGCGCAGCAGTAAGCCATCGCGCGATCGCGGGCCGTGGGCGGCGGCGCGGACGGTTGCGGCCGTTCGTTGCCGCGTCGTCCGGGCCGCGCGGCTCGAAGTGCCGCGGCGATCGAAGCGCGGCAATGCAGGAAACGAAAAACCCCGCGCGATGCGGGGTTTTTTCATGGGTTCGATAGTGGCCGGGTGGGACCTCGGCGCGATTACGCGCTGGGGCTCTTGAATTCCTGGTACAGCCAATCGTCGATCAGGCGCTTTTCGTAGCGCAACGGATCGCTGTCGCTGCCGGTGCGCGGGCCCATCAGGAAGCTCATGTCGCGCAGGGTGCGCTGGCCTTCCTCGACGGTCTGGCCGTTGGCGTCGGTGCGCTTGAAGTTCAGGACGATGCGCGGCGGGTAGATGTCGCGGATGAAACGGGTGTCGTCGAACTGCGGTCCGTGCCAGGGCTCGTAGTCGCCGGCGCGCTTGATGTCGGTGATGTCGACCTGCAGGGTCTGGCCCGCGGGCAGCTGCTTCTGCGCGCGGGCGCGCAGGTGCTGGGCGAGTTGTTCGACCCAGTTGCCGCGGCGCGCGTCGAAGCGGTTGCGGCTTTGGCGGATCTCGGTGAAGTTCGACGGATCTTCCCAGCGCACGCTGACCGGGCCCTGGTCGGGCAGGCTGCGCGGCGCGGCGGGATCGGTGACGGTGCGCGAAGCGGCGCCGACGTCCGCGGCCGCGAGCACGGCGACCGACAGGGCGATGGCGAATGCGGTCCGGAGGTTCATGACGGGCTCCGAGGGGTGGGGACGTCCCGATTGTCCGCCTCGCCATCGGCACTGCATAGCGGCAATGCGTTAAACGCCGCGGCCGTTGCCGCGAATTCACGATCGTCGCGCCGCCTCGGCCCTGCTTTTGCAGCCCGACTTCGCGGCCCGGTTCATTCGCAGCCCTTGCCGTCGCCGTCGCGGTCCAGATGCGGGCCATAGCCCGGGTCGCCGCGCCGCACCGGGGCCGCGCCGGCGGCGCGCGCCGCGCTGCAGTTGCGGTAGTAGGCGGCGCCGGATTCGGCGGTCAACGCCGACGGTGCGAAGCCTTGCGACGACGGTGGCCGCCGCGGGCGCTGCGCCGCCTCGGGCATCAGCGACGCCGCACCGGCGGCGGGGCCGCGATGGCAGTGGTAGCCGCCGCGCTTGCGGTCGTGATGGCAGCCTTCGGCATTGAGCCCGCCGCCGTGCGCGCCGGCCTGGGGCGCGCAACACAGCGCGACGAGTGCGAGCCAGCCGATCCGTACCGATGTCATGGTGTCCCTCTGTCCCGATCACCACGGGACAGGGGATTCAACGCGCCCCGGTACGCGCGGCGGCCACGCCCGCGCTCAGGGCGAGACCTTGACGCGCGGGGAGAAGTCGGTCCTGCGCCGCTCGCGGATGCGGCTGCCGTCGTCGCGGCCTTCGACCAGTTCGTAGCCGAGCAGGGCGAACACGCGATCGCCGATGAAGATCGGACGCGCGTTGCCGTACCAGTCCACGCAGCTGACCTTGCAGCCGTCGTCGACGTTCGGGTCGCCCTTCGAACTCAATTGGCCCAGCGCGCTCAGCGTGAGTCGCTGGTTGCGCAGGAACAGCACGCTGGCCTGCTCGCGGTCGCTGTTGTCTTCGCTGAGCACGGGCAGGCCGAGAATGCCGCGATCCTCGTCCTGGGCGCGATAGAAAAAGCCGTGGGTGCGCTCGTCGCCCTGACGGGCGTCGCGTTGCACGTAGGTGTCGGCGACGCGCGCGCCGCGGTCGAGGCGGACGCTGCTGAAGTACAGATGGTCGTCGTCGTCGTTGCCGCCGACCAGCACCGCGTCGTCGCCGAGCGCGTCGACGCGTTCGACCTGGTGCTTCAACGCGAGCGTAGCGACCGGGCCGTTGTCGGCATAGCGCAGCGCGTAGGCGCGCAGCGGCGCGGCCTTGTGTCTCCAGTTTTCACCGGCGCCATACACCAGCCAGTCGCCGATGAAGCGCGCGTGCAGCTCGGCATCTTCGCCATTGAGCTCGGGCAACACGCGGTAGGCCTTGCGCGCGGCGACCGCGCGGCCGTCGCCGAAGCTGTCCAGCCTGACCCGCAGCAGCGCCAGTTCGCCGGCGTTGCTGCGCGAAGACCACATGCCTTCGCCGTTGCTTTGCGAGCCGACCAGCACGTTGAGCCAGCCGTCGCGTTGCAGGAACGACATCTGGTCCCAGGGCGAACCGCTCGCGCGCAGGCCGCTCGGCGCGGCGCCGTCGAGCGGAATGCGCAGGATCGAGGCGTTGGGCGTGCCGGGTTTCGGTCTCCAGCTCGAGGTCCAGACATAGACCGAATCGGACGAGACATAAAAGCTGCGGCTCGCCGGTCCGAGCACCGCGGTGGCGGTGCAGCGCATCGGCTGGGCGTCGAGATCGCACGAGGCGACGGTGTGCAGGGTGAGAAAGTCGGCGTGGTCGACCGGCGCTGCGCTGCGGTAGATGCGGGTCGCCGGCAGGATGCGCTTGAAGTCGGCCGGGGTGGCGCCGCGGAGCCAATGGCGCAGGGCCGGCATCGACTGGGCGAGGTCGCTGCCCGGGCGCAGGGCCAACGGCGAATAGAAGATCATGGTGCGACCGATCAGGCGGCTGGCGTAGTTGCTGGCCGAGTAATAGTCGTT
It includes:
- a CDS encoding ATP-grasp domain-containing protein, which produces MFEIAYVESRGNGPLGEEETRVVAELQRRGIALQFFTRKQIDRRSLPLNERCFVMGAMPAMLGAMKQLGIEVPPPNDYPQALRGLLRREVWQSTLGEVERRIWDDLQLPVFVKPAERIKTFTGRVFESNADLYFLGSASRRQKVWCSQVVMWRSEFRAYVIGAQVVALDPYDGDAQLAPCGRTIAEAVHAFRDSGQAPAAYAIDFGVLADGRTALIEVNDGYALGAYRIDAAPYTDVLLTRWAELLTRRRAAAPAG
- a CDS encoding DUF3016 domain-containing protein, whose amino-acid sequence is MNLRTAFAIALSVAVLAAADVGAASRTVTDPAAPRSLPDQGPVSVRWEDPSNFTEIRQSRNRFDARRGNWVEQLAQHLRARAQKQLPAGQTLQVDITDIKRAGDYEPWHGPQFDDTRFIRDIYPPRIVLNFKRTDANGQTVEEGQRTLRDMSFLMGPRTGSDSDPLRYEKRLIDDWLYQEFKSPSA
- a CDS encoding beta-propeller domain-containing protein; its protein translation is MKLPHLTCWLLLALAAALGAYPASAATAAKTNTKTLRPFASEREFRAFVATLRRSQPVHEAPPPPPSPVAPMPAPMQAAPASAKADSTTLDRIEVTGSRVVAPADESITNVQTQGVDEGDIVKKQGDYLIVLRRGRLFTVRIGGDRLQPVSSIDAFAPNSDPNQTWYDEMLVSRDTVVVIGYSYDRGGTEVGVFDLSAQGQLKYRATYQLRSNDYYSASNYASRLIGRTMIFYSPLALRPGSDLAQSMPALRHWLRGATPADFKRILPATRIYRSAAPVDHADFLTLHTVASCDLDAQPMRCTATAVLGPASRSFYVSSDSVYVWTSSWRPKPGTPNASILRIPLDGAAPSGLRASGSPWDQMSFLQRDGWLNVLVGSQSNGEGMWSSRSNAGELALLRVRLDSFGDGRAVAARKAYRVLPELNGEDAELHARFIGDWLVYGAGENWRHKAAPLRAYALRYADNGPVATLALKHQVERVDALGDDAVLVGGNDDDDHLYFSSVRLDRGARVADTYVQRDARQGDERTHGFFYRAQDEDRGILGLPVLSEDNSDREQASVLFLRNQRLTLSALGQLSSKGDPNVDDGCKVSCVDWYGNARPIFIGDRVFALLGYELVEGRDDGSRIRERRRTDFSPRVKVSP
- a CDS encoding VOC family protein, with the protein product MTTHSQLFVNLSVKSLPRAVEFYTQLGYSFNAKFTDENATCMILGENIFVMLLVEPFFQSFTKKTLVDASKQVESLIAVSLPGRAEVDALADKAAAAGATMHEPKDYGFMYQRSYDDLDGHTWEVFYMDPDADPSAAQQ
- a CDS encoding PepSY domain-containing protein — encoded protein: MKPIMLALALAIGVSTAASAQEPQAQTSLTEHQIRTRLAEQGYTKVNDLDFDDGVWKADARSADGNRVQVLLDPRTGKVYANEQVTQLSERDVRAALSSAGYTDVHDVDYEQGVWNAKAEDTGGRDVKLKLDPRNGKIFGIEKN
- a CDS encoding excalibur calcium-binding domain-containing protein; amino-acid sequence: MTSVRIGWLALVALCCAPQAGAHGGGLNAEGCHHDRKRGGYHCHRGPAAGAASLMPEAAQRPRRPPSSQGFAPSALTAESGAAYYRNCSAARAAGAAPVRRGDPGYGPHLDRDGDGKGCE